The sequence AGTTGTGTTGGCAAAACAACGGTGATCCTGATGGCGACACAGTTCAGTTCTGGGTGGATGTATGGACACCTGGCTACTGGCGTGGTGAGCAGAGCGGGTGGATCAGTCAGACATGTTGGCGTCCGACGACTCTATCTGGGTCAGATACGTACAACTGGCACGTCGGCGTCAGAGACGCGTATCAACCTGGTCCTCGCTCTCCTGATTGGGATTTCGTGGTTGTCGAACCGGCGACACCGACACCAACTCCTACTCGCACCGTAACCCGTACCTTCACACCCACCGCCACCCCAACGGCAACGAGCACCCCCAGTCAGCCCAGGCCAGAACTTCGGGCGACGGCAAGCGGGTCGCACTCCATCTCCCTAACCTGGACGCCAATCGCAGGAGCGCAGGGCTATCGCATCTGGCGCACGTTCTCAGGTCTCCCTTGGACGCAAGTTGCCATCCTGGGCAGTCAGGTCGCCGCCTACGAGGACGCGAATGGCTTGGGGTGCGGCGTCGAAGCCTTCTACATCGCCGAACCGTTCGGCGGAGGCGGCTCTTTCCCGGCGAGCAATTATGCTTTCGCTACCACGTGGGGCTGTTGGCCGGGCGCTGATCCGCGGGCTATTGCTCCTGCTGGCGTCACGGCCCAATTCCAGTCGCCGCACGCCATCCGTCTGAATTGGAGCGACCGCACCAACGACGAATCGAGCTTCAAAATCATGCGCACCACCTGGGGCAACATGTGGTATCAAGTAGGCGTCGCCGGCGCCAATGCCACTTCTTTCCTCGATACCGAGGTCGGCTGCGGCTATGAGTTCTACTACAAAGTGCGCGCCGAACGCCCCAGCGATGGCTCTGTCAGCGAATGGGCCTTCACCTCAGCTTCGGCGCCTGCTTGCACAGGCGGCCCCCGCCTGGACAACCCCAGTCCGCTCAGCGTGGGGCAGGCGACGCGCAACAGCCTGCGCCTACAGTGGCGCAACACCAATCAGGGCCAGACCGCCTACCAGGTTCAGCGCGCCATCTACGGCAGCGGCTGGTATCAGTTCGACGTGCCGGGCGGGGCGACCACTTCCTACACCGATACAGGCCTGTCGTGTGATACGCGCTACTACTATCGCGTGCGTTCGGTGCGCAACACCGACGGCGCCTTCTCGGAATGGAGCAACTTCGCCCAACAGAGCACAGCCGCCTGCACCGGCGCCGCGGGTTCTGACGAAGACCACAGCGAATCACCGATGGCGCCTCAGCCCCCCGCCGACCTGCCCCCGCCCGAAAGCCTGGCTGCGCCCGACATCCTGCCTTTCACTCCGTCACCGACAAAGCGGTAGCGCCTTCACTCGCAACCCCCTCTCCCCTCTACCATCCACCCTCGCCCGGCCCCCTCTCCTGCCGGGCGAGGGCATTCTTAGAACCCGTGCAGCCTGGTCGGTTATGACTCAGATCGATTCGACTGGCTTTTATCGTTGACAGCCGTTCTGAACGCAGTGCAGGAAGCCATCCCCCCACAGCCAATGCGATTTGGAGATCGCTTACTTCGCTTCGCTGAGTGCCTTGTGGCCTGGCAATGACGCACAAGGTGAGCGCCTAACATGATGGGTGTGTACAGCGTCAGAGACAGACGGTCGCCGTGGTGGGAAAAACATGGTCGGATGGGGGAAAGGGGTCTGGAAGCGAACGCGCGCGCCCGTGGACTGACACTTGCCAAGTACAACGCTCCTGCCGTAAAATAAACGTTTGCCGCGCTTGGCGCCGCCGATCTCACACCCTCTTTTTCTGCTCCCGTGTTCGACACCCTCACCGACAAACTGCAAGGCGTCTTCGACCGCCTGGGCCGCCGTGGCCGCCTGACCGAGGCGGACGTCGACGCCGCCCTGCGCGAAGTGCGTCTGGCCCTGCTCGAAGCCGACGTGAACTACAAGGTCGTCAAAGACTTTGTGGCCCGCGTGCGCGAGCGCGCCATCGGCGCCGATGTTCTGCGCAGCCTGACGCCGGCGCAACAGGTGATCAAGATCGTCCACGAGGAACTGATCGCCACCCTGGGCGAATCGGCCCGGCTCGACCTTTCGGGCCAGCCGCCGCACGTCGTCATGTTGGTGGGTCTTCAGGGTTCGGGCAAGACGACCATGGCCGCCAAACTGGCCAACCGGCTGCGCTCGTCCGGCCAACGCCCCTTCCTCATCGCTGCCGACACCTACCGCCCCGCCGCCGTCACCCAGCTCGAAGTCCTGGGCAGGCAGATCGACATCCCCGTTCACAGCGAAGGCATCACCCCGCCCCCGCCCGAAATCGTTCGCCGCGGCCTGAAACGGGCCAAAGACGAAGCCCGCACGGTCGTGATCATCGACACCGCCGGCCGTCTGAACATCGACGAACAGATGATGCAGGAGCTGGTGCAGATCAAAGAGATCGCCAAACCGGCCGAAATCCTGCTCGTGGCCGACGCCATGACCGGCCAGGAAGCCGTGCGCGTGGCCGGGGACTTCCACGGGCGGGTGGGCGTCACCGGGCTGGTGCTGACCAAGATCGACGGCGACGCCCGCGGCGGCGCGGCCATCTCGATGCGAGCCGTCACCGGCGTCCCGATCAAATTCCTGGGCACCAGCGAAAAGGTCGATGGCATCGAAGTCTACCATCCCGACCGGCTGGCCTCGCGCATCCTGGGCATGGGCGACATGCTGACGATGATCGAGAAGGCCGAGGCGACGATGGACAAAGAGGAAGCCATGCGCATGGAGAAGAAACTGCGCACGGCCTCTTTCGACCTGGATGATTTCCTCAAGCAGATGCGCCAGATCAAGAAGATGGGGCCGCTCACCGGCCTGCTGGAAATGATCCCCGGCGTGGGCAAGCTGGCCAAGGAGATCGACCCCCAGGCCACCGAACAGCAGCTCAAACGCGTCGAGGCCATCATCTGCTCGATGACGCCCGCCGAGCGCCACGACCCCGGCCTGCTCAACGGCAGCCGCAAACGCCGCGTGGCTTCTGGCGCCGGTTCGTCGGTGCAGGAAGTCAACCAACTGCTGCACCAATTCCGCGACATGCAACGGCTGATGAAGCAGATGCAGTCGGGGCGACGCGGGGGATTGGCCGGACTTTTCGGCCTGTAGCCTTCTGCATTCATCATTATCGACGAGTATTGCTGATTTCATCGCTCTTTTCAACTTCTTCTAACACAAAGACACAAAGCCCACCAAGATGACACAAAGTTTCTGAGTGTCCTTCGAGTTTTTGTGTTTGACACCACTTTCACATCAGGAGTCCCTTTCACACATGGTACGCATTCGTCTCCGACGCACCGGATCCAAAAAACAAGCATCCTACCGCGTCATCGCCGCCGATCAGAAATCCCCGCGCGACGGTCATTTCATCGAAAACCTGGGTTTCTACAACCCCCGCACAAATCCCCCCACCCTTGAGATCAACCGTGGGCGCATGGCCTACTGGCTCGAAAACGGCGCCCAACCCAGCGACTCGGTGGCGCAACTGCTGCGCGCCGTCGATCTATCGGACGAACGGGCGCAACTGCGCGCCGGCGCCGAAGCCTGATCTCAACCTCGCCACCCTGGTGGCGACCGACGACCGCTCCCACCGGGGCGGTCGTCTTTCATCCCCTCCTGTCCCATGAAAGAACTGGTCGAATACTTGACCCAAACCCTGGTCGATCACCCCGAACAGGTGCTCGTGACCACGCGGCGCTCAGGCCCCAGCCTGTTCGTGGAAGTCACCGCCGCCTCGTCGGATGTGGGCCGTCTCATCGGCCGCCACGGTCGCACCGCCGAAGCCATCCGCACCGTGGCGAAGGTGGCAGGCGCGCGCAAAGGTTTGCGCGTCACCGTCGACATCGCTTGAGCGAGTCTGCGCATGGTTGGGGACGCCTATGGCTGAATCCTTCCTGGTAGTGGGTCGCATCATCGCCCCGCACGGCGTCCGTGGCGAGGTGAAGGTCGAGGTGCAGACCGATTTCCCGCAGCGGTTTCAGCCAGGATCGCCGGTATGGCTGGAAGATGAGGCGGAGCCGATGCGCGTGCTGGCTGCGCGCCGGCAGAACGACTTTCTGTTGCTTCAGTTCGACGCCATCCCCTCGCGCACCGAGGCCGAACCCTTGCGCGACCGGCTGCTGATGGTGCCGCGCGCCCTGGCCATGCCCCTGCCCGAGGGCGAGTATTATAGCGACGACTTACAGGGCCTGATGGTGACGACCACAGACGGCGATGAATTGGGCGTCCTGGTCGATGTGTGGTGGACGAACGCCAACGAGGTCTATGTGGTCGAGGGGCCGTGGGGTGAAATCCTCTTGCCGGCGATTGCCGAGGTGGTGCAAGAGGTGGATTTGCAGAATCGCCGGATGTTGGTAAAGTTATTGCCGGGTTTGGCGCCGCAGATCGATGCCCTGCACGGGATGGCGGAAGACACCGAAGGGCGATAATCTGTCCGGGCGCCCAAGCCCATCTATCCACTCCCCCCACCACACCCTCAAGGAGACCAAGCAATGAAGCTCAAGCGGTGGTCGTTGGTTTTTCTGATCGGCCTGGTCGCACTGGCGACCTGGTCACCGCGCCCGGCCCTGGCCAGTGCGCCGGCCGGGGCGACCCTGGCTGCGCCCGTGCCGCAGGGCGGCGGCGTGCACATTGTGCGTCGCGGTGAGACGCTGTCGGGGATCGCCCGTCGCTTCGGCGTCTCGGTGCAGGCGTTGGCAGCGGCCAACGGCATCGGCAACATCAACCGTATTCGCCTCGGCCAGCGATTGGTCATCCCCGGTCGCGGCGCCGCCCCGGCCCCTGCGCCGGCCCCTTCCGGCGGTCGCGCCGGCAAATGGATCGAAATCGATCTATCGGCTCAACGGCTGCTGGCCCATCAGGGCAACGCCATCGTCCTCAGCACGCGCGTCAGCACCGGCCTCCCGCGCACACCCACCCCCGTGGGCACCTATCGCATCCGCACCAAGATCCGCAGCCAGACGATGTCCGGCCCCGGCTACCGCTTGCCGAACGTGCAATGGGTGCAGTA comes from Caldilineales bacterium and encodes:
- the ffh gene encoding signal recognition particle protein, whose amino-acid sequence is MFDTLTDKLQGVFDRLGRRGRLTEADVDAALREVRLALLEADVNYKVVKDFVARVRERAIGADVLRSLTPAQQVIKIVHEELIATLGESARLDLSGQPPHVVMLVGLQGSGKTTMAAKLANRLRSSGQRPFLIAADTYRPAAVTQLEVLGRQIDIPVHSEGITPPPPEIVRRGLKRAKDEARTVVIIDTAGRLNIDEQMMQELVQIKEIAKPAEILLVADAMTGQEAVRVAGDFHGRVGVTGLVLTKIDGDARGGAAISMRAVTGVPIKFLGTSEKVDGIEVYHPDRLASRILGMGDMLTMIEKAEATMDKEEAMRMEKKLRTASFDLDDFLKQMRQIKKMGPLTGLLEMIPGVGKLAKEIDPQATEQQLKRVEAIICSMTPAERHDPGLLNGSRKRRVASGAGSSVQEVNQLLHQFRDMQRLMKQMQSGRRGGLAGLFGL
- the rpsP gene encoding 30S ribosomal protein S16, with product MVRIRLRRTGSKKQASYRVIAADQKSPRDGHFIENLGFYNPRTNPPTLEINRGRMAYWLENGAQPSDSVAQLLRAVDLSDERAQLRAGAEA
- a CDS encoding KH domain-containing protein → MKELVEYLTQTLVDHPEQVLVTTRRSGPSLFVEVTAASSDVGRLIGRHGRTAEAIRTVAKVAGARKGLRVTVDIA
- the rimM gene encoding ribosome maturation factor RimM (Essential for efficient processing of 16S rRNA); this encodes MAESFLVVGRIIAPHGVRGEVKVEVQTDFPQRFQPGSPVWLEDEAEPMRVLAARRQNDFLLLQFDAIPSRTEAEPLRDRLLMVPRALAMPLPEGEYYSDDLQGLMVTTTDGDELGVLVDVWWTNANEVYVVEGPWGEILLPAIAEVVQEVDLQNRRMLVKLLPGLAPQIDALHGMAEDTEGR
- a CDS encoding L,D-transpeptidase family protein: MKLKRWSLVFLIGLVALATWSPRPALASAPAGATLAAPVPQGGGVHIVRRGETLSGIARRFGVSVQALAAANGIGNINRIRLGQRLVIPGRGAAPAPAPAPSGGRAGKWIEIDLSAQRLLAHQGNAIVLSTRVSTGLPRTPTPVGTYRIRTKIRSQTMSGPGYRLPNVQWVQYFVGSYALHGTYWHHNFGHPMSHGCVNLTNKDARFLYEWAAYGTPVVVHR